The nucleotide window ACCAGCGCGGAACAAGGCGCCCTCGCCGTGCTATTCACCCTGTGATCAGGCACAATGCAGCCCATGGCATACCCCGAACGGGAACGGACCCGTACTCCCCAGGTGTGCGTGGCCACCGCCCGCCCCCTTCAGTCCACCCAGACCACCGCCGGCCTGCCCCTGATGTCCATCGCCGTCATGGCAGCCCTGGTCCTCACCCTCCTCATCAGCCCCCCGGCGGCTCAGGCCGCCCAGAGCCGCCCCGTCCTGCTGCCGGTCCCGCAGTCCGTGACCTGGCAGGGCCCGGCGGTCCCGCTCAACGGATCGGTCGAGGTGACCAAGCTCGGCGAGGTCGACGACGACGTCGTTGCCGCCGTCACCGAGCAGATCACCGATGCCGGCGGCACGGTGGTGGCCTCCGGGGCCAAGCCCGCAGCCCGCGTCGTGCTGGGCACGGCGGCGGCGAATGTCAGCTCCTGGCTGCCCCCCAAGCAGAGCGTGCCCACCCAGGCCGAGGGCTACCTGCTGGGCACCCTCAGCAAGGACGTGCCCACAGTGGTGGCCCTGGGGCGCGACGCCGATGGCCTGTTCCACGCCATCACCGTCCTGGACCAGCTCATCGAGGACGGCAGCGTCACCGGCGCCCAGGTGCGCGACTGGCCCACGATGGCCGTGCGCGGCGTCGTCGAGGGCTTCTACGGCGTGCCCTGGAGCCACCAGGCACGCCTGGACACCCTGTCCTACATGGGCGAGCAGCGCATGAACACCTACATCTACGCTCCCAAGGACGACCCCTACCTGCGCAAGAACTGGCGCACTCTCTACCCCGCCGCGGAGCTGGGCAGGATGGCCGAGCTGGCCCAGGCCGCCCAGGCCGCCCACGTGGAGCTCGTGGTCACCCTCTCGCCCGGGGACTCCATCTGCTACACCTCCCAGGAGGACTACGACGCCGCGATCGCGGTTCTCGACCAGCTGCGCGGTATCGGCATCACCAGCTTCTACGTGGCCCTGGACGATCTGCTGGGCCCTGACGGCCTGCCCGCCCCTCTGTGCGAGTCCGACACCTCCCAGTTCGGCAACGGGGACCGCCTGGTGTCCCTGGCCAAGGCCCAGGCCCACTTCCTCAACCGGATCCAGAACGAGTACATCCGGCCCAACGGCCTGCCCGACCTGTGGACGGTGCCCACCCACTACGTCGGAGTGGAGGCCACCCCCTACATGACGGCCCTCGGCTCGGCCCTGGACAACAGGGTGCGGGTCCAGTGGACCGGGCGCGCCATCGTCACCGACTCCATCACCACCACCCAGGCGGCACAGGCCAAGAAGAACTACGACACCTCCAGCCTGGTGATCTGGGACAACTTCCCGGCCAACGACGGGGAGAACCAGGCCCGCCTCTTTCTGGGGGCGATGCCCGCGCGCAGTGCCGACCTGAGCAGCACCATCAGCGGCATCACCACCAACCCCATGATCCAGCCCTACGCCTCGCGCCTGGCCCTGGCCGACTACGCCGGCTACGCCTGGAACCCCGCCAAGCACGATGCCCGGGTGGCGCGCGATACGGCACTGGCGCACATCGTGGGCGCCGACTCCGGGCCGACGTGGCAGACGGCCCAGGCCTTCGTGGACATCCACCGCCAGTGGGAGTTCTCCGGGTGGCAGCAGACAGATACCTGGCGTGACACCTACCACGTCATCTGGGCCACGGAGGGCTCGGATGATGCGGATCTCAACGCCAAGGCGGAGGTGCTCCGCTCGCGCCTGCGACTGCTCGCCGACGCGCCCACCACACTGGCCTCGGTGGAGGAGGAGGGCTTCTACACCGATACCAAGCCGTGGATCGAGGTGACCTCGCAGTGGGCCAAGGCCGACCTCGCGGCGATCGACCTCATCCTGGCACTGCGCCGCGGGGATACCGCTGGAGCCCAGAAGGCGCACGACACGATGGAGGCGATGGTCGCCGCGACCGCCGCGGGGAAGGTGGATTCCCTCGATGAGCAGGGCAATGTGGTGGCCAATGCCGTGGCGCCCACGATCGGCGAGAAGGCCATGAGCGAGCTGGTGGACGAGGCGCGCGAGGCCTGGAAGAACCGCTAGCGGGTCGCGCGAGCGGGGAGCGCAGGCCTCCACGCGGGCGCAGGCTGCGACGTGCGAGTGCGGGGTGCACGAAGCGAGTACCCCGCACTCGCTTCGTGTACCCCGCACTCGCATGGTGGATCTCCACCGCTGCGGCGTCGGCGCTGTACGGTCGGGCCATGAGCGATCCCAGCAGCGAGCCCACAGCCCAACCCCGGAGCCGGTCCGAGGCGTCAGAACCCCGCTTCCCCGAGGCCGAGCCCTACTTCCACGGCGATGAGCGCACCAACCGCGAGCGCATGCTGGCGGGCGACTGGTACGTCGCCGACGATCCGGATAATGCGCGCATCGCCGCGCACGCCCGCAAGGCGCTCTACGAGTTCGAGCGCGCCTTCGCCCTGGGGCAGGAGGACTGCTGGGACCTGCTGCGCTCGGCCATTCCGGGCCTGGGCCAGGGCGCCCGGCTGCTGCCGCCGGTGCGCGTGGACTACGGGGACAACATCACCGTGGGAGAGGGCACCTTCGCCAACTACGGGCTGGTGGCCCTTGATGTCGCTGAGATCCGCATCGGGTCCTTCTGCCAGATCGGGCCGAATGTCCAGCTGCTCACGCCGGTCCACCCCCTGGAGCCCGCGCCGCGCAGGGCGGGCCTGGAGGCGGCCGACCCCATCGCGCTGGGCGACAACGTGTGGCTGGGCGGCGGGGTCATCGTGTGCCCGGGGGTGAGCATCGGTGAGGGCTCCGTGGTGGGCGCGGGCTCGGTGGTCACCAGGGACATCCCGCCCTACAGCCTGGCGGTGGGCAACCCTGCCCGTGTCATCCGCTCCCTGGAGGACTCCACCTTCGCCCCGCGCCACTGAGCCGCCGGCGCCGTCCTCCCCGGCGCCACGGGCCCTTCCATGGCGCACAGCGGGATCCTCCCGGCAGTCCGCGGCCAGGAGTTCGCAGCAAGGAGCCGGGCCCCTTGCACATCTTCACAGCCGCTTGGCTGCTCCAGTGCGTGGGAATCCGCGTGGTGCCGCCAATCGGCTGGTGGGGCTCGCGCTGAAGATGTGCAGCGCCGGGCCCGCTGCACATCTTCAGCCCCTGCCGGTCGGGCAGCGCCGGGCCGTTCCGCAGCATTCCGGGGCTCTCATGCCCGCAGCCGCTCTGAAGATGTGCAGCGCCCTTGGGGGACGGGCACCTCTGCGGCCTGGCACTTGCGGCGCCACAGGGGTGCGACGATGAGGCCGCGGCGCCGCACCTCCAGCATCATCGCCACCCCGACGGCGGTGCACAGCAGTACTGCGATCAGGGAGCCCTCCAGTCCCATCGGCCCTCCGGTGAGCAGGTCGGGGCCGGGGAAGCCGGCCTCGATGAGCCCGCGGCCGCTGCCGGTCCCGGAGATGTCGGAGCCGAAGATGCCGCCCTGGATGAAGTTCCAAGCCAGGTGCACCCCGATGGCCAGCCACAGGCGGCGGGTGAGCAGGTAGCAGGCCCCCAGCAGGATGCCCGCCTCCAGGGCGATGGCCACGGCGCCCAGGACTGTGGCCTCGGCGTTGCCCAGGTGGCCGGCGCCGAAGAGGACGGCGGTGATTCCCAGCGCCCACCAGGTGCCCAGCCAGTCCTCCAGCAGGCGCAGCAGGAGGCCGCGGGAGAGGACCTCCTCGGCGACACCGGCTGAGATGCCTGAGGCCAGCCCCAGGACAATGCCCTCACTCCAGCCCACGCTCTGGACCCGGTAGGAGCCCGCCAGGGCGAGGACGGCCACGACGGCGCTGATGAGCGCGGTCCCGATGGCCAATCCCACGCCCAGCTCCCCCAGCGCGCCGCCCTGACCGATCTCAACGACGTCCCGGCGCCCTGTGAAACGGATGAGGTACCAGTAGGCCCCCAGTGCCACCACAGCGGTGACGAGGGCGCCACTGAGCGAGCCCAGGCCACGGCTCCCGGGGCCTCCGACGGCGGTGACCAGCCCCTGAGCCAGTCCGCCGAGGACTTGAGCGATGACAACCAGGGCGATGCCGAGGATGAGTTGGAGCCAGCCCAGCCGCTCGGCGCGGTGGCCCGGACGCCGCCATGCCGGGGCCGTGGGCAGGAGCCGGCGCAGGCGGCCGGCGCCCGGGTGGCCGGCGCCCGGGTGGCCGGTTCGGACCCCGCCGATGGCATCCGCCACGCCGCTGGCGCAACTGGTGGTGGTACCGGCCTCCGAAATCCCGCGGACGTGGTGCGTGCTCATCTCTCCAGTATCCCGCCGCGCCCCATCCCCGCACTCCTCCCCAGGTCCGATCCTGGGGCCACCGCCAGGCACACGAAGAACGTCCGTTCGCGAATGGGGCGTCACTTCGCGACGGAGGCGACACCTGGAAGGTACGTCCATGTCGCGAAGCGACGTCCCTGCCGCCAACCGACGCTCATCTTGCACTCCCTGCCGGCTCCGGCCCCCTCCCAGTCCCGGGCGAGCCCCGCAGCGCACCGGAAGTGGCGAGCCTCACTCCTGTAGTGACGTGGAGGTAACCGGAGCGCCGGTGCCAGGCTCCTGGCGCATGCCCAGATGGCATGCCGCGCACCGGGGCACCGCCCACACCGGCAACCACCGGCTGCTTACCGGCAGTCGGCCGATCAGGGGCCGCATCAGCCCGCCGTGGGAGACCCGGAGCGATTCGCAGCACGCAGGACCACAGCAAGGAGCCCTCATGTCCACCAGCACACCGCTCGACGTCGTCAACGACTACTTCCAGGCCCTGGCCCAGGGCCGGGTCGCTGAGGCGATGGCCCTGCTGGCCCCCGACGTCGTCTGGCACCAGCCCGGCGCCAACCGGTTCTCGGGGGACCACACCGGCCCTGAGCAGGTCGGCGCCCTCATCGGGGCGATGATGGAGGCCAGCGGGGGCACCCTCGCGGTGGTCCCCCAAGGCCCGGCCATGGGCAACGGCGAGCTGGTGGCCGTCCCGGTGCGCTTCTCGGGCAGGCGCGAAGGCGCCGACCTGGACCAGGCCGGGGTCGACCTGCTGACGGTCAGGGACGGCCGCATCGTCGAGGTGCACCTGTTCTCCCAGGACGGCCCCGCCGAGGACGAGTTCTGGGGGCGGGCCTGACCGGCCCCGCCGTAGGCGGCCAGTCCCGGCCCGGCCCACGAGGCACCGTGCGGCGGACGCCAGCCAGCGCCGCACATGGCCGCACATCCCGGACAAGCAGCAGGAACCTCACCGCAGGGCACTGCCCAGCGCGCGAGCCCGGCCCACCACGGCAGCCGGTCCGGCACCGTGGCGGCCGTCAGTCCTGGCCCGCCCGCTCGCCGTGCCGGGCGTCGTAGGCGGCCCGGGCCTCCAGCACCTCGCCAGCGTGAGCCTCAGCCCAGGCCCGGAGCGCCGCCATGGGCTCCAGGACGCTGCGGCCCAGGGGGGTCAAGGAGTACTCGACCCTCGCAGGCACCCCGGGGAAGGCCTCGCGGGCCACCAGCCCATCGCGCTCCAGGGTCCTCAGGGTCGCGGTGAGCACCTTGTTGGAGATGCCCTCCACGACCGCCTGGACCTGGGTGAAGCGCAGCGGCCCCTCCCTGAGGGCGAGGATCACCAGGGCGGGCCACTTGCTGGCGATCCGGGCCAGGGAGGAGCGCGAGGGGCACCCCTCCCCCATGACGTCGTAGTCCTTCGCCATCGTGTCCCCGCCTCGCCTGCCCGTACCCGCAGTGGTCATTGTGGCGCCCTGGTCACCGGGGCGTAGCGCAGCATGAGGCGCTTGGTGGTGGGGGCGCCGTCGATGGTGAACTCCACGCGGGCGGTCAGGGAGCGCCCCCGGCCCTCCAGGCCGACGACGGTGCCCGCGCCGTAGGAGTCGTGCAGGACCGTGTCCCCGACCCGGATCCCGGCGACGGCGGCGGGCAGCGCTTCCTCCTGCGGGTCCGACTCCCCCGAGCCCCGGCTGCCATCGAGGCGCGCCGGCCCGCCGCGCTCGGACAGGCGCTTGGCGCGCCGGGCCTCGGCCCGGTCCTTGGGCGTCTCGACCCGCCCGAGCCTGCCCGCGCGCGGCGTGCCGGCGCCCACGGGCGGGGCGAAATCGTCGTCGTCGGAGTAGGCCTCGCGCGAGGAGCGGCGCAAGCCCGAGGCCAGGCCGCCCTCCCCCCAGGAGCTGCCCCCGCGCAGGGCCTCGGTGGAGGAGGCCAGGCGCCGCCACTCCATGGTCTGGGCGGGGATGTCGTCCAGGAAGCGGGAGGCGGGCATGGCGTTGGCCGCCCCCCACGCCGAGCGCACTGCCGCCCGGGTGACGTAGAGGCGCTGGCGGGCTCGCGTGAGGGCCACGTAGGCCAGGCGGCGCTCCTCGGCCAGCTCGGCCTCCTCGGCCAGGGCGCGCATATGGGGGAAGGTGCCGTCCTCCATGCCGGTGACGAAGACGACCGGGAACTCCAGGCCCTTGGCGGTGTGCACGGTCATGAGGGTGATCTGGCCCTGGTCCTGGCCCTGGGCGTCGGCGTCGGGCAGCTGGTCGGAGTCGGCCACCAGGGAGACCCGCTCCAGGAAGTCCGCCAGGGTCCCGCCGGGGTTGGCGGCCTGGAAGTCGGAGGCCACTGAGTGCAGCTCGGCGAGGTTCTCCACGCGGGTGGCGTCCTGGGGGTCGTCACTGGCGCGCAGCTCGGCCAGGTAGCCCGAGGCGTCCAGGGCGGCGTCGAGAATGTCGGCCACGCCGTCGCCGGCGGCCAGCATGTGGCGCAGGGTGGTGAGCAGCTCGTGGAAGCCGCGCACCTGGTTGCGGGCCCGGGTGGTCAGGCCCTCGACGGCGGGGGGATCGCCGGCATGGGGGCCCGCGCCTCCGGGGGCTCCCACCGCTCCGGTCCCGGGGTGCTCGCGGGGCTCCCCCGCGGCATCGGCGATGGCCAGGCCAAAGGAGACGGCGTGGCGCGTGGCGTGCTCGGCCAGGGCGGCCTCGGCCTTGTCCCCCAGGCCCCGCTTGGGGACGTTGAGGATGCGGCGCAGGTTGACGTCGTCGTCGGGGTTGTCCACGGCCCGCAGGTAGGCGATGGCGTCCTTGATCTCGCGCCGCTCGTAGAAGCGGGTGCCGCCGACCACCTTGTAGGGCTGCCCGGAGCGGATGAAGACCTCCTCCAGGGCGCGGGACTGGGCGTTGGTGCGGTAGAAGACGGCCACGTCGGCGGGCCGCAGGCCGTGCTCGTCGCACAGGCGGTCGATCTCCTGGCTGATCCAGCGGGCCTCGTCGTGCTCGGAGTCGGCCACGTAGCCCACGACGGGCTCGCCCTGGCCGGAGTCGGTCCACAGGCTCTTGGCGCGCCGCCCGGTGTTGCGGGCGATGACGGCGTTGGCGGCGGTGAGGATGTTCTGGGTGGAGCGGTAGTTCTGCTCCAGCAGGATGGTCTCGGCGGTGGGGTAGTCCTCCTCGAACTCCTCGATGTTGCGGATGGTGGCCCCGCGGAAGGCGTAGATGGACTGGTCGGAGTCGCCCACGACGGTCAGCTCGCCCGGGGGCGGGGCGCTGGACCGGCCGGGGGCTCCGGGGGCGCAGGCCCCGCTGGAGCCGGGGCCGCCGATGAGCTCGCGCACGAGTACGTACTGGGCGTGGTTGGTGTCCTGGTACTCGTCGACCAGGATGTGGCGGAAGCGGCGCCGGTACATCTCGGCCACCGCCGGCCGGGTCTGGAGGAGCTGGACGGTGCGCATGATGATGTCGTCGAAGTCCAGGGCGTTGGCGGCGGCCAGGCGGGCGGCGTAGGCGGGGTAGACCTCGGCCAGGTGGCGCTCCAGGGGATTGGAGGCCACGGCCCTCTCGGCGAACTGGGCGGGGGTGATGAGCTCGTTCTTCAGATCCGAGATGCGCCGGGCGAAGGTCTTGGGGGTGAAGCGCTTGGGGTCGATGCCCAGCTCGCGCACGATGAGGGTGATGAGGCGGGTGGAGTCGGCCGCGTCGTAGATGGAGAAGGTGGAGCGCAGGCCTGCGGCCTCGTGCTCGCGGCGCAGGATGCGCACGCAGGCGGAGTGGAAGGTGGAGACCCACATGCGCTGCCCCGCTGGCCCCACCAGGGCGGTGACGCGCTCGCGCATCTCGGCGGCGGCCTTGTTGGTGAAGGTGATGGCCAGGATCTCCCCGGGGCGGGCGCGGCCGGTGGCGATGAGGTGGGCGATGCGGTGGGTGAGCACGCGGGTCTTGCCCGAACCGGCGCCGGCGATGATGAGCAGAGGGCTGCCGGCATGGGTGACGGCCTGGGACTGAGCGGGGTTGAGGCCGCGGACGAGCTCCTCGGGGTCGGCCGCGCCCACCCCCCAGGGGGCGCCCGGGCGGGACGACGGCGGGGCGCCCGCTCCGGCGTCGCCGGCGCCGGTCCCGCCCCGGGCCCGCCCGTCCTGGCGGGCCCGGGCAGCGGCGGCGTTGGCCTGGGCTCGGGCCACGAGGGCGGCGACCTCGTCCTGGCGCTCCTCCCAGGTGGGGGCGATGGCGGCCGCATCCTCGGGTGCGGGCGGCTCCTCGGGCCCCCAGTCCTCCTCGGGGGCCTCGACCTGCGCCCAGGAGTCGTCCTCCCAGGCCCCGGCCCGCCCCTCGCTGGGAACCAGGGCGGGCAGGGCGGCCTCGGCCGGCGGCCGGGCGTCCGCGCCGGGCATGGGCAGGGCACCGAAGAGGGGGTTCATCGCGTTACTCATGGCGCACCAAGCCTAGGCCAGGGCGACGACATGATGCTCATGGCCGCGCATCATCGCCGCCTGCCGCCCCTCCCAGGGGCGGCAGGCGGGCATGGGGCGTCACAGGCCATCGAGGATGATGGTGCGGTCCCTGATCTCCGCGGGGACGGTGGAGTCGGGATTCACCAGGAGGTAGGTGGCCCGGGGGTTGGCATGCACCCTGCGCCAGAAGTCGAGCTTGATGATGCCCGGGGTGTTCCATCCCACCCCGATCTCCAAGTAGAGCACCCGCTCGTTGCCATGCCGATCGAGGAAGTCCTGGTAGCGCCGGCAGGAGCGGTCCCAGGAGGCGTCCTGGACGAAGGTGCTGTCGATGCGGAGATTCATGGCGGCGGGGGCACCGCACCACGGGCACTGGGGAAGAAGACCGCTGGGGATGCGTGCATCGCTCTGGTGGGCTGCCATCGCCCTGATCGACGCCTCGTTGTCCCAGGTCTCCTGCCGGCAGGGCCGGCTGCACTGGAAGCGGGCGTAGCTTCCCTGCACCGCGAAGAGGCGCTCGGGCGGCAGGCCGTTGCGCAGGAAGGCGGTGTCCGCGTTCGTCGTCACGACGAAGAACTCGGTTGCCTCCAGCAGGCCGAGCAGGTGGCGGTAGAGCGGCAGGTCCGGCTGGTCGTAGCAGTTCGCCATGACGTGGCGGGACCAGTACGCCCAGCGCTCCTGCGGCGTGGGGAAGGGGTGGAAGCCGGCGCTGTACATGTCGGACAGGCCGTAGCGCTCGATGAGGTCGGCGAACAGGGAGCGGAACCGGGGGCCGTCATAGGTCAGCCCCGCGGCTGCCGATAGGCCTGCGCCCGCCCCGAGCACCACGGCGTCGGCGGCGTCGATCGCCTCCTTGAGGATCCGTGCCGCCTCACGGCCCTCAGGCGTCCGGCCCGAGGAGTGAGCGGTAGATGGCCTGGTCGGTGCCGGTGAAGACATTGAGGACGACCCTTTCGATCGTGGGGTGGTTGCCCAGCTCCGCCCGCAGCGCCGTGAGGGCGACCCGGGCCGCCTCCTGCTGGGGGAAGCCGTACTCACCGGTGCTGATGCAGCACACGGCGATGCTCCTGGCCCCTGCCCCCGCCGCCGCTGCCAGGCAGGAGGCGTAGCAGGAGGCGAGCTGACGGCACTGCTCGGGGGTGGGGGCGCCGCGGACGATGGGGCCGACGGTGTGCACGATGTGGCGGGCGGCCAGGCAGTGCCCCTGCGTGAGGGTGGCGGTCCCCGTGGGCTCCGGGCGCCCGCGCTCGGCCATGATGCGCGCGCATTCGGCACGCAGCCCCATCCCCGCGGCGGAGTGGATGGCATTGTCGATGCAATGGTGCAGCGGCATGAAGCAGCCCAGCAGCTGGGCATTGGCCGCGTTGACGATGGCGTCGGCCCGCAGGCGGGTGATGTCCCCCCGCCAGAGGGCCAGGCGCTGATCCGAGGCGAGCGGAGCCAAGGACATCGCCTCGATGAGCCCGCGCTCGCTGATCTCGGCGCGCAGGAGGCGGTCCTGGTCGTCAGCGACGCCGATGGGCACGGGCGCGGGGCCCCGCAGGTTCATCAGGCCCCGCAGGAGGCGGCGGCGCTCATCGGGGGTCCGCCGCGGCCAGCCCGACAGGGCCGCCCATGCCTGAGGGGAGTCCTGCTGGAACCAGTCCAGCATGCTCCTGACGAGGCTGTCCTTGGTCTCCGGCTCCATCGGGGCCCGCTACTCCGCGTGGACCGAGATGCGCTGGCGCGGGTGCCGGCCCTGCTCGGCCTCGTCGATGACGGCGATGGCGTAGTCGGCGTAGGAGATGACGCTGTTGCCGTCGGCACCGGTCTCGAGCTCCTCGCCGGCCAGCACGTAGCCGCCGGCGCGCTCGCCGTCGGCCTGGAAATCGGCCGCGGGACTGATGTACGTCCATGCCACGTCGTCGCGCCCGCGCAGCGCATCGAGCTGGGCCGCCTGGGCGCTGGCCAGGGCGTGGTACTCCGCGGGGAAGTCCGGGGTCTCGAACAGGCGGGTGCGGTGCTCGGGGTCCACGTAGAGGCTCCCGGCCCCACCGACGACCAGCAGGCGCGTGGGGCTCCCGGAGAGCACATCGGCCAGGTGCAGCACTGACGAGGTGTGCTGGGCGAGGGTGTCGGGGGTGAAGAAGCCGAGGGCGTCGACCACCACGTCCGCATCCGCGATATCAGTGCTGTCGATGTCGGAGACGTCCTTGACGCGGTCGACTCCGGGCTTGGGACTGCGGCCCACACCGAGGACCTCGTGCCCGCGCCGGGCGGCCTCCTGCGCGATGAGGCGACCTGCCCTGCCTGCGGCTCCGATGATGACGATCTTCATGATGCTCTTCCTTTCTGATCGGGTGCACGACTACCTTAGGATCGTTCGGATACTAGGAACCAAAAGGAAACCGAGGCAATCGTGGGCGTTATCACAACACACGACCGGGCGGACCTGCCCGCCTGCCCCGTGGAGACATGTCTGCTGCTGATCGGGAACAAGTGGAAGGTACTGATCCTGCGGGACCTCATGGCCGGGCCGCTGCGCTTCACCGCCCTGAGGAATGCGGTGGGCGGGGTGACCCAAAAGGTGCTGACCGCCAACCTGCGATCGATGGAGGAGGACGGGCTCATCTGGCGCAAGGCCTACGCGCAGGTGCCCCCACGGGTCGAGTACGGCCTGACCGACCTCGGGCGCAGTCTGGCGCCCGTGCTCGACAGCCTCTCCTCCTGGGGCAGTCGGTACCAGGAGCTCTCACGGCACGCAGACCCAGCAGAGGACCTCTCCGCAGGGGCCGCAGCACTGGGGGGCGCCTGAGGCGCAGCGCCGGCCCACCCGCGGTCCGGGCGGGACCAGGTGGGGGCGGCCGATGAGCGGATCATCGACGGCGTTGCGGGCATGCCGGGACGTCGGGGCCGGGAGCGCCGTCGGGGCGAGACGATGCGCAGAGCCGGCGGGGAGGGCGGGGCGCCCCGCTCACCACTCCCCCATGACTCACTAGTTCAACTAGTCTTACTTCTCCTACTTTGCTACCCTTGGGTCATGAATTCACCAGCACCACCCCCAGGAAAGTTCGCCGCCACCGTCGCCCTCGGAGAGAAGGGCCAGATCGTCATCCCCAAAGGGGTCCGGGACCTGTTCGGGATCCAGCCGGGAGACACCGTCCTCATCCTGGCCGACGTCGAGCAGGGCATCGCCATCGTCCCGCCCGATCTCGCCGACCTCTACATCACGCAGATCATGAGCGGCGGCGCCCAACCACCGCAGGCCAAGGAGGAGCCGTGACCGCCGTGTCATGCCGAGGCGTCACCCGCCGCTTCGGTGGCCTCGCCGCCGTGGACGGCGTGAGCCTGGAGGTGGAGGACAACGAGATCTTCGGCCTCATCGGCCCCAATGGCGCGGGCAAGACCACGCTCCTGAACTGCATCGAGGGCCTGGATGAACCTACCTCCGGAGCCATCGAGGTCCTTGGCCTCCACCCGACCAGGCAGGCACGCGCCCTGGCCCAGCGCACCGGCGTCCAGCTCCAGCAGGCCTCGCTCCTGCCCCGTCTGAAGGTGGGCGAGGCCCTGGAGCTCTTCTCCACCTTCTACGAGCGCTGCCTGCCCTGGCGCCCGCTCCTGGAGCGGCTCGGCATCGCCGCCCAGGAGTCCTCCTACGTCACGAGCCTGTCCGGGGGCGAGCGCCAGCGGGTGTTCATCGCCCTGGCCCTTCTCCACGACCCCGACCTGCTCTTCCTCGACGAGCTGACCACGGCGCTGGACCCGCAGGCGCGCCTGGCGATGTGGGACGTCGTCCGCGATATCCGCGAGCGCGGCAAGACCGTGGTGCTGACCACCCACAACATGGAGGAGGCCGAGGCCCTGTGCGACCGGGTCGCCATCATCGACCACGGCCGGATCATCGCGCTGGACACCATCGCGGCCCTCATCGCGGCTCACGGCGGGCAGGGCCGCCTGCGGCTCTCGCTGGACGGGCCGGCACCCGCCTCCCTGTCCGCCGTCGAGGGCGTCTCCTCGGTGGAGGCCGACGGCGCGGCGACGGTGGTGCGCGGCTCCGGAGCCTTCGCCCAGGCCGCACTGGCCCACCTGACCGGGGCCGGCGTCGGCGTCACCAGCATGTCCACCACTTCGCCCGGCCTGGAGGAGGTCTTCCTCAACCTCACCGGGCGCGCCATGAGAGAGGCACACTGATGCGCACCTATCGGGTTCTGGTCGTCATGCTCGCCCGCTCCGCGCTGCGCGAGCCGGTGGGCCTGTTCTTCAGCCTCATCTTCGCCCCGATGCTGGTCATCATCCTCGGATTGTTCTTCGGCAATGACCCCACGCCCCAATTCGGGGGGCAGGGATTCGTCGACGCCGTGCTGCCCGCCTGCTCCTGTCTGGTGGTGGCGATGACCGGCGTCCTGCTCCTGCCGGTCACCCAGCTCCAGCTCCGCGAGAGCGGGGCCCTGGCCCGGCTACGGGCCACGCCGCTGCGGCAGGGGATCTATGTGGCCGCGGATCTGAGCGTCAACTTCCTCATCAGCATGGCCGGCGTCATCCTGGCGCTGGCGGCC belongs to Actinomyces capricornis and includes:
- a CDS encoding type II CAAX endopeptidase family protein; translated protein: MSTHHVRGISEAGTTTSCASGVADAIGGVRTGHPGAGHPGAGRLRRLLPTAPAWRRPGHRAERLGWLQLILGIALVVIAQVLGGLAQGLVTAVGGPGSRGLGSLSGALVTAVVALGAYWYLIRFTGRRDVVEIGQGGALGELGVGLAIGTALISAVVAVLALAGSYRVQSVGWSEGIVLGLASGISAGVAEEVLSRGLLLRLLEDWLGTWWALGITAVLFGAGHLGNAEATVLGAVAIALEAGILLGACYLLTRRLWLAIGVHLAWNFIQGGIFGSDISGTGSGRGLIEAGFPGPDLLTGGPMGLEGSLIAVLLCTAVGVAMMLEVRRRGLIVAPLWRRKCQAAEVPVPQGRCTSSERLRA
- a CDS encoding UvrD-helicase domain-containing protein, with protein sequence MSNAMNPLFGALPMPGADARPPAEAALPALVPSEGRAGAWEDDSWAQVEAPEEDWGPEEPPAPEDAAAIAPTWEERQDEVAALVARAQANAAAARARQDGRARGGTGAGDAGAGAPPSSRPGAPWGVGAADPEELVRGLNPAQSQAVTHAGSPLLIIAGAGSGKTRVLTHRIAHLIATGRARPGEILAITFTNKAAAEMRERVTALVGPAGQRMWVSTFHSACVRILRREHEAAGLRSTFSIYDAADSTRLITLIVRELGIDPKRFTPKTFARRISDLKNELITPAQFAERAVASNPLERHLAEVYPAYAARLAAANALDFDDIIMRTVQLLQTRPAVAEMYRRRFRHILVDEYQDTNHAQYVLVRELIGGPGSSGACAPGAPGRSSAPPPGELTVVGDSDQSIYAFRGATIRNIEEFEEDYPTAETILLEQNYRSTQNILTAANAVIARNTGRRAKSLWTDSGQGEPVVGYVADSEHDEARWISQEIDRLCDEHGLRPADVAVFYRTNAQSRALEEVFIRSGQPYKVVGGTRFYERREIKDAIAYLRAVDNPDDDVNLRRILNVPKRGLGDKAEAALAEHATRHAVSFGLAIADAAGEPREHPGTGAVGAPGGAGPHAGDPPAVEGLTTRARNQVRGFHELLTTLRHMLAAGDGVADILDAALDASGYLAELRASDDPQDATRVENLAELHSVASDFQAANPGGTLADFLERVSLVADSDQLPDADAQGQDQGQITLMTVHTAKGLEFPVVFVTGMEDGTFPHMRALAEEAELAEERRLAYVALTRARQRLYVTRAAVRSAWGAANAMPASRFLDDIPAQTMEWRRLASSTEALRGGSSWGEGGLASGLRRSSREAYSDDDDFAPPVGAGTPRAGRLGRVETPKDRAEARRAKRLSERGGPARLDGSRGSGESDPQEEALPAAVAGIRVGDTVLHDSYGAGTVVGLEGRGRSLTARVEFTIDGAPTTKRLMLRYAPVTRAPQ
- a CDS encoding nuclear transport factor 2 family protein, which translates into the protein MSTSTPLDVVNDYFQALAQGRVAEAMALLAPDVVWHQPGANRFSGDHTGPEQVGALIGAMMEASGGTLAVVPQGPAMGNGELVAVPVRFSGRREGADLDQAGVDLLTVRDGRIVEVHLFSQDGPAEDEFWGRA
- a CDS encoding winged helix-turn-helix transcriptional regulator, translated to MAKDYDVMGEGCPSRSSLARIASKWPALVILALREGPLRFTQVQAVVEGISNKVLTATLRTLERDGLVAREAFPGVPARVEYSLTPLGRSVLEPMAALRAWAEAHAGEVLEARAAYDARHGERAGQD
- a CDS encoding beta-N-acetylhexosaminidase family protein gives rise to the protein MAYPERERTRTPQVCVATARPLQSTQTTAGLPLMSIAVMAALVLTLLISPPAAQAAQSRPVLLPVPQSVTWQGPAVPLNGSVEVTKLGEVDDDVVAAVTEQITDAGGTVVASGAKPAARVVLGTAAANVSSWLPPKQSVPTQAEGYLLGTLSKDVPTVVALGRDADGLFHAITVLDQLIEDGSVTGAQVRDWPTMAVRGVVEGFYGVPWSHQARLDTLSYMGEQRMNTYIYAPKDDPYLRKNWRTLYPAAELGRMAELAQAAQAAHVELVVTLSPGDSICYTSQEDYDAAIAVLDQLRGIGITSFYVALDDLLGPDGLPAPLCESDTSQFGNGDRLVSLAKAQAHFLNRIQNEYIRPNGLPDLWTVPTHYVGVEATPYMTALGSALDNRVRVQWTGRAIVTDSITTTQAAQAKKNYDTSSLVIWDNFPANDGENQARLFLGAMPARSADLSSTISGITTNPMIQPYASRLALADYAGYAWNPAKHDARVARDTALAHIVGADSGPTWQTAQAFVDIHRQWEFSGWQQTDTWRDTYHVIWATEGSDDADLNAKAEVLRSRLRLLADAPTTLASVEEEGFYTDTKPWIEVTSQWAKADLAAIDLILALRRGDTAGAQKAHDTMEAMVAATAAGKVDSLDEQGNVVANAVAPTIGEKAMSELVDEAREAWKNR
- a CDS encoding sugar O-acetyltransferase → MSDPSSEPTAQPRSRSEASEPRFPEAEPYFHGDERTNRERMLAGDWYVADDPDNARIAAHARKALYEFERAFALGQEDCWDLLRSAIPGLGQGARLLPPVRVDYGDNITVGEGTFANYGLVALDVAEIRIGSFCQIGPNVQLLTPVHPLEPAPRRAGLEAADPIALGDNVWLGGGVIVCPGVSIGEGSVVGAGSVVTRDIPPYSLAVGNPARVIRSLEDSTFAPRH